The Brassica oleracea var. oleracea cultivar TO1000 chromosome C6, BOL, whole genome shotgun sequence genome includes a region encoding these proteins:
- the LOC106300993 gene encoding uncharacterized protein LOC106300993 — MQCYTNEEALASLFINVSTSSFLLLLLLYSAVSLLLKFFHFIGGYPLLQRSEDEYDSAAWLSDEEEEEEEEEEGEEFKMSCNTSYHVITRDQKQNHLIADIEDDGESLVFYNNNYKNVTNNRHTEEYMNVHQPYEQEDEDDQDSNTSSIDEHFSSANVSPYRSESSVEEEDNGVEDLHDVRYDHDDDEEEIEGVSQYDVVEDLVRKRPDRSIRGPSPLQSGLVFNDKSYNGGYVSNGGIKNDVVEIHPAMGFATREIKTEEVLEEEEEEERGKIFGESCTNGSTSKSSSEWRNSLKTDDPFSSSSRRSCPKWESYTVFQKYDEEMTFLTRISAQKLQESETLKSIMVEPRSISERIVHKLSSNVHKRKQQNTSSNAPRPNPYVELESAYVAQICITWEALSWNYKSFDRKRSSTQRISFNDIGCPAAIADQFRTFHILLQRYVENEPYENGRRPEIYARMRTLAPKLLLVPEYHDYEEEEEKEEEEEGFKSRITSAAFLMIMEECIRTFMNFLKADKEKPCQKIIKAFFGRTKRGSVDPTLVHLMKKVNTKKKTKLKEIRKGGKYMKKKKMSIEEEMEILMGLIDLKVVSRVLRMNEMNEEKLHWCEEKMSKVKIIQDGKAFERDSTPLFFLPH, encoded by the exons ATGCAATGTTATACAAATGAAGAAGCACTAGCAAGCCTCTTCATCAATGTCTCAACCTCCTCCTTTCTCCTCCTCCTCCTTTTATACTCCGCCGTCTCGCTCCTCCTCAAGTTCTTCCACTTCATCGGTGGCTACCCTCTCCTCCAAAG GAGTGAAGATGAATATGATTCGGCGGCGTGGCTTTCCGATGAAGAAGAAGAAGAGGAGGAGGAGGAAGAAGGGGAAGAGTTCAAGATGTCTTGTAATACAAGTTACCACGTGATAACTAGAGATCAAAAACAGAATCATTTGATAGCTGATATAGAAGATGATGGAGAGTCTTTAGTGTTTTACAATAATAACTACAAAAATGTTACAAACAATCGGCACACGGAGGAGTATATGAATGTTCATCAACCTTATGAACAAGAAGACGAAGATGATCAAGATTCCAACACTTCTTCCATAGATGAACACTTTTCCTCTGCTAATGTTTCTCCTTACCGCAGCGAATCATCAGTAGAAGAAGAAGACAACGGCGTTGAAGATCTTCATGACGTTCGTTATGATCATGATGATGATGAAGAAGAGATAGAAGGAGTGTCACAATACGACGTCGTTGAAGATTTGGTTCGTAAGCGACCAGATAGAAGTATTCGTGGTCCCTCTCCTCTCCAAAGTGGTTTGGTGTTCAATGACAAAAGCTACAATG GAGGGTATGTCTCTAATGGAGGAATCAAGAATGATGTCGTGGAGATACATCCAGCAATGGGATTTGCCACGAGAGAGATCAAAACAGAGGAAGTGTTAGAGGAAGAAGAAGAAGAAGAGAGAGGAAAGATATTTGGAGAGTCATGTACGAATGGGTCAACGTCAAAAAGTTCATCGGAATGGAGAAACTCTCTGAAGACCGACGATCCTTTTTCCTCCTCCTCTCGTCGGAGTTGCCCAAAATGGGAATCTTACACCGTCTTCCAAAAATACGATGAAGAAATGACTTTTCTCACTAGAATCTCTGCTCAAAAGCTTCAAGAATCAG AAACGTTGAAGTCAATCATGGTAGAGCCAAGATCGATCTCAGAGAGGATCGTTCACAAATTATCATCAAACGTACACAAGAGAAAGCAACAAAACACAAGTAGTAATGCGCCAAGACCAAATCCATACGTGGAACTAGAATCAGCTTACGTTGCACAGATATGCATAACATGGGAAGCTCTAAGTTGGAACTACAAAAGCTTCGATAGAAAAAGATCATCCACGCAGCGAATCAGCTTCAACGACATCGGATGTCCCGCAGCAATCGCGGACCAGTTCCGTACGTTTCATATTCTATTACAAAGATACGTCGAGAACGAGCCTTATGAAAATGGAAGGAGACCTGAGATTTATGCTCGAATGAGAACTCTTGCTCCCAAATTGCTTCTTGTTCCTGAATATCATG ATTACGAGGAGGAAGAAGAGAAAGAGGAGGAAGAGGAGGGTTTCAAGTCGAGGATAACGTCAGCTGCGTTCTTGATGATAATGGAGGAATGCATAAGAACATTCATGAACTTTCTAAAAGCTGATAAAGAGAAGCCATGTCAAAAGATCATCAAAGCCTTCTTTGGAAGAACTAAACGAGGCTCAGTTGATCCAACCCTTGTCCATCTAATGAAGAAAGTCAACACAAAG AAAAAGACGAAGCTGAAAGAGATACGTAAAGGAGGAAAATACATGAAGAAGAAAAAGATGAGTATAGAAGAGGAAATGGAGATCCTGATGGGACTAATAGACTTGAAAGTGGTGTCAAGAGTGTTGAGGATGAATGAAATGAATGAAGAGAAGTTGCATTGGTGTGAAGAGAAGATGAGCAAAGTTAAGATTATTCAAGATGGAAAGGCGTTTGAAAGAGATTCGACTCCACTTTTCTTTCTTCCACATTGA
- the LOC106298372 gene encoding cleavage stimulating factor 64 isoform X1, translated as MAGKQIGGDGVIPANLAGMTKSQLYGIMSQMKALIDQNHEQAREILIQNPLLTKALFQAQIMLGMVQPPQVVPKVEPQQSHQSLLPKPSAQAHTSSLQGGIGLQEPAATVQPQAPSRKHTLQQPMPMPPPPPSVSATNNAPLQQPRFSHPQRLNPAGTSLSRLQSSQVQTAPPPAPHHPTSQPQSFHHLDTPASSTQLQQQQAMHSVGGPQQQPRPYLHQFGPSQTGPNAGFRHHGAPPQHHSQPMFHSGNRLPASGGPQFPQGQPHLVSQPPYQGGGQFRGDYNNNQLGGPTGADRGPSWMAGQSDSSNITHLPGLGPVPPPSQVGPGGGPPPRPAPISAEMEKALLQQVMSLTPEQINLLPPEQRNQVLQLQQILRQ; from the exons ATGGCGGGCAAGCAAATCGGCGGAGACGGCGTTATACCAGCGAATCTCGCCGGAATGACGAAAAGTCAGCTCTACGGTATCATGTCTCAAATGAAG GCGCTGATCGATCAAAACCATGAACAAGCGAGAGAGATTCTGATTCAGAACCCTCTTTTAACCAAGGCTCTTTTCCAG GCACAGATCATGCTGGGAATGGTTCAGCCTCCTCAAGTG GTTCCCAAAGTTGAGCCTCAACAGTCTCATCAATCTCTCCTGCCAAAGCCAAGCGCTCAAGCTCATACGTCTTCTCTTCAAGGCGGTATTGGTTTACAAGAGCCAGCTGCTACAGTGCAGCCACAAGCCCCGAGTAGAAAACACACACTGCAACAACCAATGCCTATGCCTCCTCCTCCACCTTCTGTATCTGCGACCAATAATGCTCCATTGCAGCAGCCTCGTTTCTCGCATCCCCAGCGTCTGAACCCTGCTGGCACTTCTTTGTCTCGTCTACAGTCTTCTCAAGTTCAAACCGCGCCTCCCCCGGCTCCTCATCATCCGACATCCCAACCACAGTCTTTTCATCACCTTGATACACCAGCCTCCTCCACTCAGTTGCAACAACAACAAGCAATGCACTCGGTTGGGGGCCCTCAACAACAGCCTAGACCATATCTTCATCAGTTTGGACCGTCCCAGACTGGTCCCAACGCTGGGTTTCGGCACCATGGCGCACCTCCTCAGCATCATTCTCAACCCATGTTTCAC TCTGGCAACAGACTCCCAGCTTCTGGTGGACCTCAATTCCCTCAGGGACAGCCACATCTCGTTAGCCAGCCACCTTATCAG GGTGGAGGTCAGTTTCGTGGAGACTACAATAATAACCAATTAGGAGGGCCGACGGGTGCAGACAGAGGTCCTTCTTGGATGGCTGGCCAATCAGATAGCTCAAACATTACTCATCTCCCAGGCTTAGGACCGGTGCCTCCACCAAGCCAAGTTGGACCTGGAGGCGGCCCACCACCTCGCCCTGCACCG ATATCTGCAGAGATGGAGAAGGCATTGCTTCAACAGGTGATGAGCCTGACCCCAGAGCAGATCAATTTACTGCCACCAGAACAGAGAAACCAAGTCCTTCAGCTCCAACAGATTCTCCGACAGTGA
- the LOC106298977 gene encoding transcription factor BEE 3 has product MANLSSDLQTYTVDDPITQLAELNNTLHQFQTMFAPPFSSSLDSLFFHHHQHQPLPDHFPGKSPENNFHQGVFIPSNIHNKNDDSSLDSKKRKTLMASMSTSENSVSDQTSSAQVSINGNVLTKNNSSRRGKRLKNIEDKKEREVVHVRAKRGQATDSHSLAERVRRGKINERLKCLQDIVPGCYKAMGMATMLDEIINYVQSLQNQVEFLSMKLTAASSYYDFNSEADAVDSMQKAKAREAVEMGQGRDGNTVFHSSSWTL; this is encoded by the exons ATGGCGAATCTCTCTTCTGATCTTCAGACATACACCGTGGATGATCCCATAACTCAACTTGCAGAACTCAACAACACTCTTCATCAGTTCCAAACGATGTTTGCTCCTCCTTTCTCTTCTTCTCTGGATTCTCTCTTCTTTCATCATCATCAACATCAACCGTTACCAGATCATTTTCCCGGAAAATCTCCCGAGAATAACTTTCATCAAGGGGTTTTCATCCCTTCTAATATTCACAACAAAAATGACGACTCGTCTCTCGATTCCAAGAAGAGAAAAACACTAATGGCGTCCATGTCTACGTCGGAGAACAGTGTCTCTGATCAAACCTCTTCTGCTCAAGTTTCCATTAATGGAAATGTTCTGACCAAAAAT AATTCCTCAAGGAGAGGGAAAAGGCTGAAGAATATAGAAGATAAGAAAGAGAGGGAAGTTGTTCATGTTAGAGCCAAAAGAGGTCAAGCCACTGATAGCCACAGCTTAGCAGAGCGG GTTAGACGAGGGAAAATAAACGAGAGATTGAAATGCTTGCAAGATATAGTCCCCGGATGTTACAAG GCAATGGGAATGGCCACGATGCTGGATGAGATAATTAATTACGTCCAGTCGTTACAGAACCAAGTCGAG TTTTTATCTATGAAGCTTACAGCAGCGAGTTCTTACTATGACTTTAACTCAGAGGCTGATGCTGTTGATTCCATGCAG AAGGCAAAGGCACGTGAGGCAGTAGAGATGGGGCAAGGGAGGGATGGGAATACTGTCTTCCATTCATCATCATGGACCCTTTGA
- the LOC106298372 gene encoding cleavage stimulating factor 64 isoform X2 has protein sequence MAGKQIGGDGVIPANLAGMTKSQLYGIMSQMKALIDQNHEQAREILIQNPLLTKALFQIMLGMVQPPQVVPKVEPQQSHQSLLPKPSAQAHTSSLQGGIGLQEPAATVQPQAPSRKHTLQQPMPMPPPPPSVSATNNAPLQQPRFSHPQRLNPAGTSLSRLQSSQVQTAPPPAPHHPTSQPQSFHHLDTPASSTQLQQQQAMHSVGGPQQQPRPYLHQFGPSQTGPNAGFRHHGAPPQHHSQPMFHSGNRLPASGGPQFPQGQPHLVSQPPYQGGGQFRGDYNNNQLGGPTGADRGPSWMAGQSDSSNITHLPGLGPVPPPSQVGPGGGPPPRPAPISAEMEKALLQQVMSLTPEQINLLPPEQRNQVLQLQQILRQ, from the exons ATGGCGGGCAAGCAAATCGGCGGAGACGGCGTTATACCAGCGAATCTCGCCGGAATGACGAAAAGTCAGCTCTACGGTATCATGTCTCAAATGAAG GCGCTGATCGATCAAAACCATGAACAAGCGAGAGAGATTCTGATTCAGAACCCTCTTTTAACCAAGGCTCTTTTCCAG ATCATGCTGGGAATGGTTCAGCCTCCTCAAGTG GTTCCCAAAGTTGAGCCTCAACAGTCTCATCAATCTCTCCTGCCAAAGCCAAGCGCTCAAGCTCATACGTCTTCTCTTCAAGGCGGTATTGGTTTACAAGAGCCAGCTGCTACAGTGCAGCCACAAGCCCCGAGTAGAAAACACACACTGCAACAACCAATGCCTATGCCTCCTCCTCCACCTTCTGTATCTGCGACCAATAATGCTCCATTGCAGCAGCCTCGTTTCTCGCATCCCCAGCGTCTGAACCCTGCTGGCACTTCTTTGTCTCGTCTACAGTCTTCTCAAGTTCAAACCGCGCCTCCCCCGGCTCCTCATCATCCGACATCCCAACCACAGTCTTTTCATCACCTTGATACACCAGCCTCCTCCACTCAGTTGCAACAACAACAAGCAATGCACTCGGTTGGGGGCCCTCAACAACAGCCTAGACCATATCTTCATCAGTTTGGACCGTCCCAGACTGGTCCCAACGCTGGGTTTCGGCACCATGGCGCACCTCCTCAGCATCATTCTCAACCCATGTTTCAC TCTGGCAACAGACTCCCAGCTTCTGGTGGACCTCAATTCCCTCAGGGACAGCCACATCTCGTTAGCCAGCCACCTTATCAG GGTGGAGGTCAGTTTCGTGGAGACTACAATAATAACCAATTAGGAGGGCCGACGGGTGCAGACAGAGGTCCTTCTTGGATGGCTGGCCAATCAGATAGCTCAAACATTACTCATCTCCCAGGCTTAGGACCGGTGCCTCCACCAAGCCAAGTTGGACCTGGAGGCGGCCCACCACCTCGCCCTGCACCG ATATCTGCAGAGATGGAGAAGGCATTGCTTCAACAGGTGATGAGCCTGACCCCAGAGCAGATCAATTTACTGCCACCAGAACAGAGAAACCAAGTCCTTCAGCTCCAACAGATTCTCCGACAGTGA
- the LOC106298372 gene encoding cleavage stimulating factor 64 isoform X3 codes for MAGKQIGGDGVIPANLAGMTKSQLYGIMSQMKALIDQNHEQAREILIQNPLLTKALFQPPQVVPKVEPQQSHQSLLPKPSAQAHTSSLQGGIGLQEPAATVQPQAPSRKHTLQQPMPMPPPPPSVSATNNAPLQQPRFSHPQRLNPAGTSLSRLQSSQVQTAPPPAPHHPTSQPQSFHHLDTPASSTQLQQQQAMHSVGGPQQQPRPYLHQFGPSQTGPNAGFRHHGAPPQHHSQPMFHSGNRLPASGGPQFPQGQPHLVSQPPYQGGGQFRGDYNNNQLGGPTGADRGPSWMAGQSDSSNITHLPGLGPVPPPSQVGPGGGPPPRPAPISAEMEKALLQQVMSLTPEQINLLPPEQRNQVLQLQQILRQ; via the exons ATGGCGGGCAAGCAAATCGGCGGAGACGGCGTTATACCAGCGAATCTCGCCGGAATGACGAAAAGTCAGCTCTACGGTATCATGTCTCAAATGAAG GCGCTGATCGATCAAAACCATGAACAAGCGAGAGAGATTCTGATTCAGAACCCTCTTTTAACCAAGGCTCTTTTCCAG CCTCCTCAAGTG GTTCCCAAAGTTGAGCCTCAACAGTCTCATCAATCTCTCCTGCCAAAGCCAAGCGCTCAAGCTCATACGTCTTCTCTTCAAGGCGGTATTGGTTTACAAGAGCCAGCTGCTACAGTGCAGCCACAAGCCCCGAGTAGAAAACACACACTGCAACAACCAATGCCTATGCCTCCTCCTCCACCTTCTGTATCTGCGACCAATAATGCTCCATTGCAGCAGCCTCGTTTCTCGCATCCCCAGCGTCTGAACCCTGCTGGCACTTCTTTGTCTCGTCTACAGTCTTCTCAAGTTCAAACCGCGCCTCCCCCGGCTCCTCATCATCCGACATCCCAACCACAGTCTTTTCATCACCTTGATACACCAGCCTCCTCCACTCAGTTGCAACAACAACAAGCAATGCACTCGGTTGGGGGCCCTCAACAACAGCCTAGACCATATCTTCATCAGTTTGGACCGTCCCAGACTGGTCCCAACGCTGGGTTTCGGCACCATGGCGCACCTCCTCAGCATCATTCTCAACCCATGTTTCAC TCTGGCAACAGACTCCCAGCTTCTGGTGGACCTCAATTCCCTCAGGGACAGCCACATCTCGTTAGCCAGCCACCTTATCAG GGTGGAGGTCAGTTTCGTGGAGACTACAATAATAACCAATTAGGAGGGCCGACGGGTGCAGACAGAGGTCCTTCTTGGATGGCTGGCCAATCAGATAGCTCAAACATTACTCATCTCCCAGGCTTAGGACCGGTGCCTCCACCAAGCCAAGTTGGACCTGGAGGCGGCCCACCACCTCGCCCTGCACCG ATATCTGCAGAGATGGAGAAGGCATTGCTTCAACAGGTGATGAGCCTGACCCCAGAGCAGATCAATTTACTGCCACCAGAACAGAGAAACCAAGTCCTTCAGCTCCAACAGATTCTCCGACAGTGA